A window of Diabrotica virgifera virgifera chromosome 9, PGI_DIABVI_V3a contains these coding sequences:
- the LOC114329786 gene encoding respirasome Complex Assembly Factor 1 yields MSTKAKTVERNGAAKSNLPSVWTRAFTSNSEWPDKEEFLDVIYWYRQILGIILGIIWGLIPLKGLLGLMLFALINAGIMYFYFNSFQNVDEDEYGGAWELTKEGFMTSFAGFLVTWIIIYSGLYYEVDKFS; encoded by the exons ATGAGTACGAAAGCGAAAACAGTAGAGAGAAATGGAGCTGCCAAATCCAATTTGCCATCAGTGTGGACTAGAGCTTTTACATCAAACTCAGAATGGCCAGATAAG GAAGAATTTTTGGATGTCATATACTGGTACAGACAAATATTAGGTATAATACTAGGAATAATTTGGGGACTAATACCTTTAAAGGGCTTGCTAGGACTGATGCT ATTTGCCCTCATAAATGCAGGTATAATGTATTTCTACTTTAATAGTTTTCAAAATGTTGATGAAGATGAGTATGGAGGAGCCTGGGAATTAACAAAAGAAGGATTTATGACTTCTTTTGCAGGGTTTTTG GTTACATGGATAATCATTTATTCCGGACTATATTATGAAGTAGACAAATTTTCATAA